In Haloarcula halophila, a single window of DNA contains:
- a CDS encoding SDR family oxidoreductase, with translation MLSGTVCVVAGGGNGLGEAAAHHLADRGATVVVNDLGTGVDGEGSDPTVPESVAADIREAGGDATAHHGDVSDFEYAERLVSETVDEHGRLDFVANFAGILRDGMSYKLDPEDWTAVVETNLTGQFAPLRAAAAHWKAAGEDGGFDRQRSYLAVSAGAARGNLGQANYAAAKAGVLGMVRSVSTELYRSDVRVNALVPNGYTRMTETVPEEHRPYTREEMPPEKVAPMVAYLASEAAEDVTGCTLYAGGDRVGVLTDPATEAVGVEPDGWSLDSLADHFREDVATDVELTRTDSHF, from the coding sequence ATGCTGTCGGGAACCGTTTGTGTCGTCGCCGGCGGCGGGAACGGGCTCGGAGAGGCCGCCGCACACCACCTCGCCGATCGCGGCGCGACCGTCGTCGTCAACGACCTGGGGACCGGCGTCGATGGTGAGGGCAGCGACCCCACAGTCCCCGAGTCGGTCGCCGCCGACATCCGTGAGGCGGGCGGCGACGCGACGGCCCACCACGGCGACGTGAGCGACTTCGAGTACGCCGAACGCCTCGTCTCAGAGACGGTCGACGAGCACGGGCGACTGGACTTCGTCGCGAACTTCGCGGGCATCCTCCGGGACGGGATGAGTTACAAACTCGATCCCGAGGACTGGACGGCCGTCGTCGAGACGAACCTCACCGGCCAGTTCGCCCCGCTGCGGGCGGCCGCGGCCCACTGGAAAGCGGCCGGCGAGGACGGCGGGTTCGACCGCCAGCGCTCGTATCTCGCGGTCAGCGCCGGGGCCGCCCGCGGGAACCTCGGACAGGCGAACTACGCGGCCGCGAAAGCCGGCGTCCTCGGGATGGTCCGGTCGGTGTCGACGGAGCTGTACCGCTCGGACGTCCGGGTCAACGCACTGGTCCCGAACGGCTACACGCGGATGACCGAAACCGTCCCCGAGGAACACCGCCCGTACACCCGCGAGGAGATGCCTCCGGAGAAGGTGGCCCCGATGGTCGCGTACCTCGCGAGCGAGGCCGCCGAGGACGTGACCGGCTGTACCCTCTACGCGGGCGGGGACCGCGTCGGAGTGCTCACGGATCCCGCCACGGAGGCCGTCGGCGTGGAACCAGACGGCTGGAGCCTCGACTCGCTGGCAGACCACTTCCGGGAGGACGTGGCCACCGACGTGGAGTTGACCCGCACGGACAGCCACTTCTGA
- a CDS encoding fumarylacetoacetate hydrolase family protein, whose product MRFVRYDDGQLGLLTDDGTGIVALNDRLGIDADEPLVEYIEGDYDASEYVDADPDHDIEDVEVGSPVGRPGKVIAAPLNYENHIEEALSDRDITTDEWFSIKDKGYFLKAPSSVVGPDHGIELPFSDRRTDHEVELAFVMEGDIKDVPAEEAWDHIFGYTILLDISLRGDQDRSNRKSYDTFTVIGPCVTTADEIEDPQDLQMELQLNGERRQYENTGDMVYTCADVVQYASLGATLETGDVITTGTPEGVSELSDGDTIDAEIESVGSMTVDVTERDVSYAEADVKKGGQE is encoded by the coding sequence ATGCGATTCGTCCGCTACGACGACGGCCAGTTAGGGCTGCTCACAGACGACGGTACCGGCATCGTCGCGCTGAACGACCGGCTCGGCATCGACGCCGACGAACCACTCGTCGAGTACATCGAGGGCGACTACGACGCCAGCGAGTACGTCGACGCCGACCCCGACCACGACATCGAGGACGTAGAGGTGGGGTCCCCCGTCGGCCGTCCCGGGAAGGTCATCGCCGCCCCGCTGAACTACGAGAACCACATCGAAGAGGCGCTCTCGGACCGGGACATCACCACCGACGAGTGGTTCTCGATCAAGGACAAGGGCTACTTCCTGAAGGCCCCCTCCAGCGTCGTCGGCCCGGATCACGGCATCGAACTCCCCTTCTCCGACCGCCGGACCGACCACGAAGTCGAACTCGCCTTCGTCATGGAAGGAGACATCAAAGACGTCCCCGCCGAGGAGGCCTGGGACCACATCTTCGGCTACACGATCCTGCTGGACATCTCGCTGCGGGGCGATCAGGACCGCTCGAACCGGAAATCCTACGACACGTTCACCGTCATCGGCCCGTGCGTGACGACCGCCGACGAGATCGAGGACCCGCAGGACCTCCAGATGGAACTGCAACTCAACGGCGAACGCCGCCAGTACGAGAACACTGGCGACATGGTCTATACGTGTGCCGACGTCGTCCAGTACGCCTCGCTGGGAGCGACGCTGGAGACCGGCGACGTCATCACTACTGGGACGCCCGAGGGCGTCAGCGAACTCTCCGACGGCGACACGATCGACGCGGAGATCGAGTCCGTCGGCTCGATGACCGTCGACGTCACCGAACGTGACGTGAGCTACGCCGAGGCCGACGTCAAGAAGGGCGGCCAGGAGTAG
- a CDS encoding aldehyde dehydrogenase family protein — protein sequence MAQDSLSRYSIDADWSTHYIGGEWVESESGETLDVTDPSTRETVTEVPRGTEADVDAAYEAAAAAQTEWEQTPPAGREELVQTLLQTMEEHSEEIVELLATEAGQIEGMGETSVHLAEDQIAEAATLPRRMRGEHAASNIPGKENIVQREPQGVVTVISPWNFPLNLSARAIAPAVAAGNTVVVKPATNTPIVGGLLFARLFEDAGFPDGVINVVTGRGSEIGDAVASHDESDVVAFTGSTEVGRRVAAAAGENLAEAAMELGGNNAHVVTADADLDQAVDAGVFGSFAHQGQVCISINRHLVHEDVYDEYVERITERAANLPAGSAHDHVVVGPIIDESQRDEILEYVERTVEAGATLETGGETVEVDGVEDSLVVEPTVLSDVTNDMAAACNEHFGPVVPVIPFSDVDEAVEIANDTEYGLSGSVHAGDVGAGKRIAQRLETGMIHVNDQPINDEAHVPFSGTGASGVGGYNTDDFLEEVTEQKWISLQHEAREFPF from the coding sequence ATGGCACAAGACAGCCTGTCCAGGTACAGCATCGACGCCGACTGGAGCACCCACTACATCGGCGGCGAGTGGGTCGAAAGCGAGAGCGGGGAGACCCTCGACGTGACGGACCCGTCGACACGCGAGACGGTGACGGAAGTCCCGCGGGGCACGGAGGCGGACGTCGACGCGGCCTACGAGGCGGCGGCCGCGGCACAGACCGAGTGGGAACAGACACCGCCGGCGGGCCGGGAGGAACTCGTCCAGACCCTCCTGCAGACGATGGAGGAACACAGCGAGGAGATCGTCGAGTTGCTGGCCACGGAGGCCGGCCAGATCGAGGGGATGGGCGAGACGTCCGTCCACCTCGCCGAGGACCAGATCGCCGAGGCTGCGACCCTCCCACGGCGGATGAGAGGCGAACACGCCGCGTCGAACATCCCCGGGAAGGAGAACATCGTCCAGCGCGAGCCACAGGGCGTCGTCACCGTCATCTCGCCGTGGAACTTCCCGCTGAACCTCTCGGCCCGGGCCATCGCCCCGGCCGTCGCCGCGGGCAACACCGTCGTCGTCAAGCCCGCCACGAACACGCCGATCGTGGGCGGGCTCCTGTTCGCCCGGCTGTTCGAGGACGCGGGCTTCCCCGACGGCGTCATCAACGTCGTGACCGGCCGTGGCTCGGAGATCGGTGACGCGGTCGCCAGCCACGACGAGAGCGACGTCGTCGCCTTCACCGGGTCGACCGAAGTCGGTCGCCGCGTCGCCGCCGCGGCCGGCGAGAACCTCGCGGAGGCCGCGATGGAACTGGGCGGGAACAACGCCCACGTCGTCACCGCCGACGCCGATCTCGACCAGGCGGTCGACGCCGGCGTCTTCGGCTCCTTCGCCCACCAGGGGCAGGTCTGCATCTCCATCAACCGCCATCTCGTCCACGAGGACGTCTACGACGAGTACGTGGAACGGATCACCGAGCGGGCGGCGAACCTGCCGGCGGGCAGCGCCCACGACCACGTCGTCGTCGGCCCCATCATCGACGAGTCACAGCGCGACGAGATCCTGGAGTACGTCGAACGGACCGTCGAAGCCGGTGCGACCCTAGAGACCGGGGGCGAGACAGTCGAGGTCGACGGCGTCGAGGACTCGCTGGTCGTCGAGCCGACCGTGCTCTCGGACGTGACAAACGACATGGCCGCGGCGTGTAACGAACACTTCGGCCCGGTCGTCCCCGTCATCCCGTTCTCGGACGTCGACGAAGCCGTCGAGATCGCCAACGACACGGAGTACGGGCTCTCCGGATCGGTCCACGCCGGCGACGTCGGCGCGGGCAAACGCATCGCCCAGCGGCTGGAGACGGGGATGATCCACGTCAACGACCAACCGATCAACGACGAGGCGCACGTCCCCTTCAGCGGGACCGGTGCCTCCGGCGTGGGCGGCTACAACACCGACGACTTCCTCGAGGAGGTCACCGAGCAGAAGTGGATCTCGCTCCAGCACGAGGCCCGCGAGTTCCCCTTCTGA
- a CDS encoding ABC transporter ATP-binding protein → MALLEVDSIDVSYGNIQVLWDVSLSVERGETVALLGANGAGKTTTLKTICGDLTPTAGEVRFRDENIGEMPFEDVVGKGIAHVPEGREIFTDSSIRENLELGAYIDRSKIDERLETVYEIFPRLEERASQRAGTLSGGEQQMLAIGRGLMSDPDLLLLDEASLGLAPVLVDDVFEAIERINEQGTTVLLVEQDIYNALRVADRGYVIKTGRMTLSGTAAELAGDERVEESYLGA, encoded by the coding sequence ATGGCACTCCTCGAAGTCGACTCGATAGACGTGTCGTACGGGAACATCCAGGTGCTGTGGGACGTGAGCCTCTCCGTCGAGCGCGGCGAGACGGTCGCGCTGCTTGGCGCGAACGGCGCCGGCAAGACGACCACGCTCAAGACCATCTGTGGTGACCTGACGCCGACAGCCGGCGAGGTCCGGTTCAGGGACGAGAACATCGGCGAGATGCCCTTCGAGGACGTCGTCGGGAAAGGCATCGCACACGTCCCGGAGGGCCGGGAGATATTCACGGACAGCAGCATCCGGGAGAACCTCGAACTCGGCGCGTATATCGACCGGAGCAAGATCGACGAGCGCTTAGAGACGGTGTACGAGATCTTCCCCCGGCTGGAGGAACGAGCCAGTCAGCGCGCGGGCACGCTCTCCGGCGGCGAACAACAGATGCTCGCCATCGGCCGCGGGTTGATGAGCGATCCCGACTTGCTGTTGCTCGACGAGGCGAGTCTCGGGCTCGCACCCGTCCTCGTCGACGACGTGTTCGAGGCGATCGAGCGCATCAACGAGCAGGGGACGACCGTGCTCCTGGTCGAACAGGACATCTACAACGCGCTTCGGGTGGCCGATCGGGGCTACGTCATCAAGACCGGGCGGATGACACTCTCCGGGACTGCGGCGGAACTCGCAGGCGACGAACGCGTCGAGGAGTCGTACCTCGGAGCCTGA